A stretch of Schistocerca cancellata isolate TAMUIC-IGC-003103 chromosome 3, iqSchCanc2.1, whole genome shotgun sequence DNA encodes these proteins:
- the LOC126176545 gene encoding trypsin 3A1-like yields the protein MLRSAALISLSSVLALTFSLEWPISPRILGGDEVEDIESFPWMLSLQVWGVHRCGASIIGDRWALTAAHCVAGSSGPADLSLRAGTVSRELAGWVIGVDLIKAHPEAKLWRNDIALLRVPRDFPFGTKVQVVSLSFFHHLFIATSTV from the coding sequence ATGCTTAGAAGTGCGGCACTCATCTCACTGTCGAGCGTGCTGGCTCTCACCTTCTCCTTAGAATGGCCGATATCACCTCGTATACTGGGTGGAGATGAGGTAGAAGACATCGAAAGTTTCCCTTGGATGCTCAGCTTACAGGTATGGGGTGTTCACAGGTGTGGAGCGTCCATCATCGGAGACCGATGGGCGCTGACTGCAGCCCACTGTGTCGCCGGCTCCAGTGGTCCGGCAGACCTATCGCTGCGGGCTGGTACCGTGTCGCGTGAATTGGCGGGCTGGGTCATCGGCGTTGACCTCATTAAGGCACACCCGGAAGCCAAGCTATGGAGGAACGACATCGCGCTCTTACGCGTGCCGAGAGACTTCCCTTTCGGAACCAAAGTCCAGGTAGTGTCTCTATCCTTCTTTCACCACTTATTTATTGCTACATCGACAGTATGA